The following proteins come from a genomic window of Streptomyces sp. GS7:
- a CDS encoding carbohydrate ABC transporter permease, which translates to MTTVDGAVGAGAGDGAAGRRAAGRGVPRGGRGPLGARLAARAGGGAVRVFLVLVALFWLMPSVGLLLSSLRTPAQIAESGWWQVFTRPAQITFDNYGQLLSNGKVMGSLLTTAEITVPATVLVVVIGALAGYAFAWLDFPGRDGWFMVVVGLLVVPVQVALVPVAKLFGAVGLFETTAGVVLFHTAFGLPFAVFLLRNFFAEIPRELLEAARLDGAGELRLFTRVVMPLGGPAIASLGIFQFLWVWNDMLIALIFADSGHPPITVALQQEVRQFGNNIDVLAPGAFLSMVVPLIVFFAFQRQFVSGVMAGAVK; encoded by the coding sequence ATGACGACCGTGGACGGGGCCGTGGGCGCGGGTGCGGGCGATGGCGCCGCCGGCCGCCGGGCCGCCGGGCGCGGGGTGCCGCGGGGCGGCCGGGGGCCGCTGGGCGCGCGGCTCGCGGCGCGGGCCGGCGGCGGTGCGGTGCGGGTCTTCCTGGTGCTGGTGGCGCTGTTCTGGCTGATGCCGTCGGTCGGGCTGCTGCTGTCGTCGCTGCGCACTCCGGCGCAGATCGCCGAGTCCGGTTGGTGGCAGGTGTTCACCAGGCCGGCGCAGATCACGTTCGACAACTACGGTCAGCTGCTGTCCAACGGGAAGGTGATGGGGTCGCTGCTGACGACCGCGGAGATCACGGTGCCGGCGACGGTGCTGGTGGTGGTCATCGGGGCGTTGGCGGGCTATGCCTTCGCCTGGCTGGACTTTCCGGGGCGGGACGGCTGGTTCATGGTGGTCGTGGGGCTGCTGGTGGTGCCGGTGCAGGTGGCGCTGGTTCCGGTGGCGAAGCTGTTCGGTGCGGTCGGGCTGTTCGAGACGACGGCCGGGGTGGTCCTCTTCCATACGGCGTTCGGGCTGCCGTTCGCGGTGTTCCTGCTGCGGAACTTCTTCGCGGAGATCCCGCGGGAGCTGCTGGAGGCGGCGCGGCTGGACGGGGCGGGCGAACTGCGGCTGTTCACGCGGGTGGTGATGCCGTTGGGGGGTCCGGCGATCGCGTCGCTGGGGATCTTCCAGTTCCTGTGGGTGTGGAACGACATGCTGATCGCGCTGATCTTCGCGGACAGCGGGCATCCGCCGATCACGGTGGCGCTCCAGCAGGAGGTGCGGCAGTTCGGCAACAACATCGATGTGCTGGCGCCGGGTGCGTTCCTGTCGATGGTGGTGCCGCTGATCGTCTTCTTCGCGTTCCAGCGGCAGTTCGTGTCCGGGGTGATGGCGGGCGCGGTGAAGTGA
- a CDS encoding class I SAM-dependent methyltransferase, protein MTALTADQSAEHLPRPARLSDVKGWFFTADQLLFDWFLSHQRDRSEAGDLLELGAYMGKSAIFLGARLGAGERFTVCDLFDSPAEDASNSKEMAKSYATLTRRAFEANYRAFHDELPVIVQGLSSVIREHVADGSVRFAHIDASHLYEHVAGDILAVRELLTEGGVVVMDDFRAEHCPGVAAATWQAVTAHGLRPICITGTKFYGTFGDPGPYQDALLEWLTARGDVWHEVQQVNDGPLIRLSAKGAKEPSHPVSRYAASAAARVPERAAARSPKASAAGPVRPERGALRRVARDLLPPVVTRAIVRARRRSGAARG, encoded by the coding sequence ATGACTGCCCTCACCGCAGACCAGAGTGCCGAACACCTGCCGCGTCCCGCGCGGCTGTCCGATGTCAAGGGCTGGTTCTTCACCGCCGACCAGCTGCTCTTCGACTGGTTCCTGAGCCATCAGCGGGACCGGTCCGAGGCGGGTGACCTGCTCGAACTGGGCGCGTACATGGGCAAGAGCGCGATCTTCCTCGGTGCGCGGCTGGGTGCCGGCGAGCGCTTCACGGTCTGCGACCTGTTCGACTCCCCGGCCGAGGACGCCTCGAACTCGAAGGAGATGGCGAAGTCGTACGCGACGCTGACCCGGCGCGCGTTCGAGGCCAACTACCGTGCGTTCCATGACGAGTTGCCGGTGATCGTGCAGGGGCTGAGCTCGGTGATCCGGGAGCATGTGGCGGACGGCAGTGTGCGGTTCGCGCACATCGACGCGTCGCATCTGTACGAGCATGTGGCGGGCGACATCCTGGCGGTGCGGGAGCTGCTCACCGAGGGCGGTGTGGTGGTGATGGACGACTTCCGCGCGGAGCACTGCCCGGGGGTCGCCGCCGCGACGTGGCAGGCGGTGACGGCGCACGGGCTGCGTCCGATCTGCATCACGGGGACGAAGTTCTACGGCACCTTCGGGGATCCGGGGCCGTACCAGGACGCGCTGCTGGAGTGGCTGACCGCCCGCGGCGACGTGTGGCACGAGGTCCAGCAGGTCAACGACGGACCGCTGATCCGCCTGAGCGCGAAGGGGGCGAAGGAGCCGTCGCATCCGGTGTCGCGGTATGCGGCCTCGGCCGCGGCGCGGGTACCGGAGCGGGCGGCGGCGCGGTCCCCGAAGGCGTCCGCGGCCGGGCCGGTGCGCCCGGAGCGCGGTGCGCTGCGCCGGGTGGCGCGGGATCTGCTGCCGCCGGTGGTGACCCGGGCGATCGTGCGGGCACGGAGGCGGTCGGGCGCCGCGCGGGGCTGA
- a CDS encoding class I SAM-dependent methyltransferase — MPGRTDSSAATDSPDAAAPDPGTARTPRPHRPAGTAPAASTARLPALRERGGLARLLPARPPYRRQLRRIGPGRVLEVGCGSGDTLAGCAPGSVGIDHDPLSVARCRARGLTAYTADTFLAGPHARPGAFDALLSAHVLEHLDDEQVEGLLRAYVPFVRPGGGVVLITAQEAGHRTGPAPVRFTDFTLLRAFAESAGLAVRRTYSSPLPRTAGRVLRSNVFVLVGQVPRG, encoded by the coding sequence ATGCCCGGCCGAACCGACAGCTCCGCCGCCACCGACAGCCCCGACGCCGCGGCCCCGGACCCCGGCACCGCGCGCACCCCCCGCCCCCACCGCCCCGCGGGCACCGCACCGGCCGCCTCCACCGCCCGGCTGCCCGCCCTCCGGGAACGCGGCGGCCTGGCCCGGCTGCTGCCCGCCCGGCCCCCCTACCGCCGGCAGCTGCGCCGGATCGGCCCCGGACGCGTACTGGAGGTCGGCTGCGGCAGCGGCGACACCCTGGCCGGCTGCGCACCCGGCAGCGTCGGCATCGACCACGACCCGCTGTCCGTGGCCCGCTGCCGGGCCCGCGGCCTCACCGCCTACACCGCCGACACCTTCCTGGCCGGCCCGCACGCCCGCCCCGGCGCCTTCGACGCGCTGCTCTCCGCGCACGTCCTGGAGCACCTGGACGACGAGCAGGTGGAGGGCCTGCTGCGGGCCTACGTGCCCTTCGTACGGCCCGGCGGCGGGGTGGTGCTGATCACCGCGCAGGAGGCCGGCCACCGCACCGGCCCGGCGCCCGTCCGCTTCACCGACTTCACCCTGCTGCGGGCCTTCGCGGAATCCGCCGGACTGGCCGTCCGGCGCACCTACTCCTCCCCGCTGCCGCGGACCGCCGGGCGGGTCCTGCGGTCCAACGTCTTCGTCCTCGTCGGACAGGTGCCGCGGGGCTGA
- a CDS encoding bifunctional glycosyltransferase/CDP-glycerol:glycerophosphate glycerophosphotransferase — protein sequence MKPRLTVVVPVPRGEGAARNVEECLESVAAQTLDGLDVVLVDDGPAEGPPGAPWRRFTERDPRFRVVHHEGGGRGGARNAGARHAFPHTGYLAFLDPDDVLLPRAYEELCGLLDTSGADLATGSVYRLGAVGRSQSADHPVGRETVLRTHVTRDPSLLGDGFVRNKVFRRAFWDRHELAFPEGESGGDAAVSLPAHFLAEAVDVLHEHVCYWRLPEGAERHRRPTAQGVRDRFAAVSRIRGFLGDPAFPERGRHRFAYDRAQLTGGLLDLVEALPGAAPDCRTAFLDCARDFLSRVDPQVLRALPVELRMRWYLVRAGRLADLVVLLAHEARNPAGFAVAGPPLRKRAVLPPEVPLELPAGVTRLARDDFPVRAEVREAVWREGVLVLRGWAYLRNLPAAARHSYLRTAVLTCGRRRVLLPVRPVLMPEATAGSGQELHCYDWAGFELRLDAARLRRGGLWEEGEWRVGVLLVSSGVVRAAALGAADSGSGAAPGAYEAGDGVRITPGYADGRLRLAVERRMRRLAGPPVAAAGAVEVTVAAPGPAPAALRLTHQGTGTVVTFPVEGAEPGAPDAAADGGDGRVTVRVRCDALDAARPARDGGPGVLPPPHTETWAAELVLADGAADPIGCPPDTAPFTQPLPHGRELVVAATAGGDLVLHDRVPQPYVDRVVWRADGTLLVAGVLPDAAPQAPELVLRHTAHAVEAALPAVHDEGRFHCALPLAALPSHAGELPLREGRWTLHLRERGAPGSSPDVPVRFAPSVLDGLPASRTVRGKPFVLDRVRGDEAFVAAGPALPATDRGPYRRRVLREQHYPLHRSRPLRDTVLYSSFGGRAYGDSPRAVHEELVRRGMDVEHLWAVRDAQSAVPPTARAVVVGSAAWHGALAHSHWIVTNTHLPRWFVRRAGQRVIQTWHGTPLKRIGADLAGTLCAGLAHLAPRPRLGRQWSVLLSPNAASTPVLRSALGYSGKLLETGLPRTDALHAADRDEVAAAVRARLGVEPGRTAVLYAPTPRDHLAYDASHHRLHLPLDLELARGALAGDHVLLVRGHPLVADRLPAHHAPFAVDVSGYPDATELLLAADVLVTDYSSLAADFANTGRPMLFLTPDLAHYRDTLRGFSLDFEALVPGPLLSSTGELIDALGDLPGVGRASAGAYADFREAFCHLDDGGAAGRVAELLLE from the coding sequence ATGAAGCCTCGGCTCACCGTCGTCGTCCCGGTCCCTCGCGGCGAAGGGGCCGCGCGCAATGTGGAGGAGTGTCTGGAGTCGGTGGCGGCCCAGACGCTGGACGGGCTGGACGTGGTGCTGGTGGACGACGGTCCCGCGGAGGGGCCGCCGGGGGCGCCGTGGCGGCGGTTCACCGAGCGGGACCCGCGGTTCCGGGTGGTGCACCACGAGGGCGGCGGGCGCGGCGGGGCGCGCAACGCCGGTGCCCGGCACGCCTTTCCGCACACCGGCTATCTGGCGTTCCTCGACCCGGACGACGTGCTGCTGCCGCGCGCGTACGAGGAGTTGTGCGGGCTGCTGGACACGTCGGGGGCGGATCTGGCGACCGGGAGCGTCTACCGGCTGGGGGCGGTGGGGCGCAGTCAGTCGGCGGACCATCCGGTGGGGCGCGAGACGGTGCTGCGCACCCACGTCACCAGGGACCCGTCGCTGCTGGGCGACGGGTTCGTCCGTAACAAGGTGTTCCGGCGGGCGTTCTGGGACCGGCACGAACTGGCTTTTCCGGAGGGGGAGTCGGGCGGGGACGCGGCGGTGTCGCTGCCCGCGCACTTCCTCGCGGAGGCGGTGGACGTGCTGCACGAGCACGTCTGCTACTGGCGGTTGCCGGAGGGTGCGGAGCGGCACCGGCGGCCGACGGCGCAGGGGGTGCGGGACCGGTTCGCCGCGGTGTCCCGGATCCGCGGCTTCCTGGGTGATCCGGCCTTCCCGGAGCGGGGCCGCCACCGGTTCGCTTACGACCGGGCGCAGTTGACGGGCGGGCTGCTGGATCTGGTGGAGGCGCTGCCGGGTGCGGCGCCGGACTGCCGTACCGCGTTCCTGGACTGCGCTCGCGACTTCCTGTCCCGGGTGGATCCGCAGGTGCTGCGGGCGCTGCCGGTGGAGCTGCGGATGCGCTGGTATCTGGTCCGGGCGGGGCGGCTGGCGGACCTGGTGGTGCTGCTGGCGCACGAGGCGCGCAATCCGGCCGGGTTCGCGGTGGCGGGGCCGCCGCTGCGCAAGCGGGCGGTGCTGCCGCCGGAGGTGCCGCTGGAGCTGCCGGCGGGGGTGACGCGGCTGGCCCGGGACGACTTCCCGGTGCGGGCCGAGGTCCGGGAGGCGGTGTGGCGGGAGGGGGTGCTGGTGCTGCGCGGCTGGGCGTATCTGCGCAATCTGCCCGCGGCGGCCCGGCACAGCTATCTGCGGACGGCGGTGCTGACGTGCGGGCGGCGGAGGGTGCTGCTGCCGGTGCGGCCGGTGCTGATGCCGGAGGCGACCGCGGGGTCGGGGCAGGAGCTGCACTGCTACGACTGGGCGGGTTTCGAGCTGCGGCTGGATGCGGCGCGGCTGCGGCGGGGCGGGCTGTGGGAGGAGGGCGAGTGGCGGGTGGGGGTGCTGCTGGTGTCGTCGGGGGTGGTGCGGGCGGCGGCGCTGGGTGCGGCGGACAGCGGGTCGGGGGCCGCGCCGGGTGCGTACGAGGCCGGTGACGGGGTGCGGATCACGCCGGGGTATGCGGACGGGCGGCTGCGGCTGGCGGTGGAGCGGCGGATGCGGCGGCTGGCGGGGCCGCCGGTGGCGGCGGCCGGGGCGGTGGAGGTGACGGTGGCCGCGCCCGGTCCGGCGCCGGCGGCGCTGCGGCTGACGCATCAGGGGACGGGCACGGTGGTGACGTTTCCGGTGGAGGGCGCCGAACCCGGGGCGCCGGACGCGGCGGCGGACGGTGGGGACGGCCGGGTCACCGTCCGGGTGCGGTGCGACGCGCTGGACGCGGCCCGGCCGGCGCGGGACGGCGGGCCCGGGGTGCTGCCGCCGCCGCACACCGAGACCTGGGCGGCCGAGCTGGTGCTGGCCGACGGCGCCGCGGACCCGATCGGCTGCCCGCCCGACACCGCGCCGTTCACCCAACCGCTGCCGCACGGGCGGGAGTTGGTGGTGGCGGCCACCGCGGGCGGCGACCTGGTGCTGCACGACCGGGTCCCGCAGCCGTATGTGGACCGGGTGGTGTGGCGGGCGGACGGCACGCTGCTGGTCGCCGGGGTGCTGCCGGACGCCGCGCCGCAGGCGCCCGAGCTGGTCCTCCGGCACACCGCGCACGCCGTCGAGGCGGCCCTCCCCGCGGTCCACGACGAGGGCCGGTTCCACTGCGCGCTGCCGCTGGCCGCGCTGCCCTCGCACGCCGGGGAGCTGCCGCTGCGCGAGGGCCGCTGGACGCTGCATCTGCGGGAGCGGGGCGCACCCGGCTCGTCGCCGGACGTGCCGGTGCGGTTCGCGCCGTCGGTGCTGGACGGGCTGCCGGCGTCCCGTACGGTGCGCGGCAAACCGTTCGTCCTGGACCGGGTGCGGGGCGACGAGGCGTTCGTGGCGGCCGGTCCGGCGCTGCCGGCCACCGACCGGGGCCCGTACCGGCGCCGGGTGCTGCGCGAGCAGCACTATCCGCTGCACCGCTCGCGTCCGCTGCGCGACACCGTCCTCTACAGCAGCTTCGGCGGCCGGGCGTACGGGGATTCGCCGCGGGCGGTCCATGAGGAGCTGGTGCGGCGGGGGATGGACGTGGAGCATCTGTGGGCGGTGCGGGACGCGCAGTCGGCGGTGCCGCCGACGGCGCGGGCGGTGGTGGTGGGCAGTGCGGCCTGGCACGGTGCGCTGGCGCACAGCCACTGGATCGTGACGAACACGCATCTGCCGCGCTGGTTCGTGCGCCGGGCGGGGCAGCGGGTGATCCAGACCTGGCACGGTACGCCGCTCAAGCGGATCGGGGCCGATCTGGCGGGCACCCTGTGCGCGGGACTGGCGCATCTGGCGCCGCGTCCGCGGCTCGGCCGGCAGTGGAGCGTGCTGCTGTCGCCGAACGCGGCCAGTACGCCGGTGCTGCGGTCCGCGCTGGGCTACTCCGGCAAGCTGCTGGAGACCGGTCTGCCGCGGACCGACGCGCTGCATGCCGCGGACCGCGACGAGGTGGCCGCCGCGGTGCGTGCGCGGCTGGGCGTCGAGCCGGGCCGCACGGCCGTCCTGTACGCGCCCACTCCCCGCGACCACCTGGCGTACGACGCGTCGCACCACCGGCTGCATCTGCCGCTGGACCTGGAGCTGGCCCGCGGTGCGCTGGCCGGCGACCATGTGCTGCTGGTGCGCGGCCACCCGCTGGTCGCCGACCGGCTGCCCGCGCACCATGCCCCGTTCGCGGTCGACGTCTCCGGGTACCCGGACGCGACCGAGCTGCTGCTGGCGGCGGACGTGCTGGTGACCGACTACTCGTCGCTGGCCGCGGACTTCGCCAACACGGGCCGCCCGATGCTGTTCCTGACGCCGGATCTGGCGCACTACCGGGACACGCTGCGCGGTTTCTCGCTGGACTTCGAGGCGCTGGTGCCCGGCCCGCTGCTCTCCTCCACCGGCGAGCTGATCGACGCACTGGGCGATCTGCCGGGGGTCGGCCGGGCGAGCGCGGGCGCGTACGCGGACTTCCGGGAGGCGTTCTGCCACCTGGACGACGGGGGTGCGGCGGGCCGGGTCGCGGAGCTGCTGCTGGAGTGA
- a CDS encoding ABC transporter substrate-binding protein — protein MRRGMDRTGLRGAAALAAVTTLALGLAACGGGGSGSGGGSGGGTKGGGTVPTVQLPKLGGQRLQVTAVWTGAERENFTKVLAEFEKRTGAKVDFVPSGDDMAGFVGSKIAGGGPPDVAMLQQVGVLNEFAQKGWLKPLGAEAKAQLAKNFSKGWRDLGAHKGTEYGVYFKASNKSLVWYNAKVFQNAGVTEPGTWPQFLKTAETIAESGVEPVSVGGSDGWTLTDWFENVYLSQAGPEKYDQLAKHDIKWTDPSVKQALTTLGQLFGRKELLAGGNTGALQTDFPTSVTQTFSGGDTPKAAMVSSADYAAANIAQTKTKVGTDAKVFPFPAVGAKSPVVTGGDAAVALKDSKAAQALLTFLASTDAARIWAQAGGFVSANKELDQAAYADDVMRKIAKALIAAGDGFRFDMSDQAPASFGGKPGQGEWKDLQDFLKNPKDVAGTQAQLETDAAKAFGH, from the coding sequence ATGCGCAGAGGAATGGACCGGACGGGCTTACGGGGTGCTGCCGCGTTGGCGGCGGTCACCACGCTGGCGCTGGGGCTGGCCGCCTGCGGTGGCGGTGGCAGTGGCAGCGGTGGTGGAAGTGGGGGCGGGACCAAGGGCGGTGGGACGGTGCCCACGGTGCAGCTGCCGAAGCTCGGCGGGCAGCGGTTGCAGGTCACGGCGGTGTGGACGGGGGCCGAGCGGGAGAACTTCACCAAGGTTCTGGCGGAGTTCGAGAAGCGGACCGGCGCCAAGGTCGACTTCGTACCGAGCGGGGACGACATGGCCGGGTTCGTCGGGTCGAAGATCGCGGGTGGCGGGCCGCCGGATGTGGCCATGCTGCAGCAGGTCGGCGTGCTGAACGAGTTCGCGCAGAAGGGGTGGCTGAAGCCGCTGGGTGCGGAGGCCAAGGCGCAGTTGGCGAAGAACTTCAGCAAGGGGTGGCGGGATCTGGGTGCGCACAAGGGCACCGAGTACGGGGTGTACTTCAAGGCCAGCAACAAGTCGCTGGTCTGGTACAACGCCAAGGTCTTCCAGAACGCGGGGGTTACGGAGCCCGGTACCTGGCCGCAGTTCCTGAAGACGGCGGAGACGATTGCCGAGTCGGGTGTGGAGCCGGTCTCGGTGGGCGGGTCGGACGGCTGGACGCTGACCGACTGGTTCGAGAACGTCTATCTTTCGCAGGCGGGTCCGGAGAAGTACGACCAGCTGGCCAAGCACGACATCAAGTGGACCGACCCGTCCGTGAAGCAGGCGCTGACCACCCTCGGCCAGCTCTTCGGGCGCAAGGAACTGCTGGCGGGCGGCAATACGGGCGCTCTGCAGACGGACTTCCCGACGTCGGTGACGCAGACGTTCAGCGGGGGTGACACCCCCAAGGCCGCGATGGTCTCGTCGGCCGACTACGCCGCGGCGAACATCGCGCAGACGAAGACGAAGGTCGGCACGGACGCCAAGGTGTTCCCGTTCCCGGCGGTGGGCGCGAAGTCGCCGGTGGTGACCGGCGGGGACGCGGCGGTGGCCCTGAAGGACAGCAAGGCGGCGCAGGCGCTGCTGACGTTCCTGGCGTCGACGGACGCGGCCAGGATCTGGGCGCAGGCGGGCGGGTTCGTCTCGGCCAACAAGGAGCTGGACCAGGCCGCGTACGCCGATGACGTGATGCGCAAGATCGCCAAGGCGCTGATCGCGGCGGGGGACGGTTTCCGCTTCGACATGTCCGACCAGGCGCCCGCGTCGTTCGGCGGCAAGCCGGGCCAGGGCGAGTGGAAGGACCTGCAGGACTTCCTGAAGAACCCGAAGGATGTCGCGGGTACGCAGGCGCAGTTGGAGACGGACGCGGCGAAGGCGTTCGGGCACTGA
- a CDS encoding carbohydrate ABC transporter permease: protein MSEADVPAGVEATDVPAGAAAGGGARRRRGVSGTRAWVAAVFLLPALVLLGALVVYPIGFSVYRSLFDASGNGFVGLGNYGRMFSDDGIRTALRNNVVWVVVAPAVSTALGLIFAVLTERVRWGTAFKLVVFMPMAISMLAAGIIFRLVYDQDPQRGVANAVWVAVHDTFAAPAPFPGAKPRPNADLRPSGGGSFTTASVVRAGSPVKLPLVAVQPGDVRGAKQAVAAGARPGMVTGTAWLDFTRGGGGRPNVIDPGEKALAGLTVQAVRDGAVVASATTAADGTFALPAEKAVGARIRLPGADFAAAYNGVDWLGPALVTPAIIGSYVWMWAGFAMVLIAAGLAGVPRELLEAARVDGAGEWQVFRRITVPLLAPVLVVVLVTLMINVLKIFDLVYIIAPGSSLRSANVLALQLFQSSFGTDVNEGLGSAIAVFLLLLVLPVMYVNLRRLRKERRR from the coding sequence ATGAGTGAGGCGGACGTACCGGCCGGGGTGGAGGCCACGGACGTACCGGCCGGGGCGGCGGCCGGTGGGGGTGCCCGGCGGCGGCGTGGTGTCAGTGGGACGCGGGCCTGGGTGGCGGCGGTGTTCCTGCTGCCGGCGCTGGTGCTGCTCGGTGCGCTGGTGGTCTATCCCATCGGGTTCTCGGTCTACCGGAGTCTGTTCGACGCGTCCGGCAACGGCTTTGTGGGGCTGGGCAATTACGGGCGGATGTTCTCGGACGACGGCATCCGGACCGCGTTGCGGAACAACGTGGTGTGGGTGGTGGTCGCGCCTGCGGTGTCGACGGCGCTCGGGTTGATCTTCGCGGTGCTGACGGAGCGGGTGCGCTGGGGCACCGCGTTCAAGCTGGTGGTGTTCATGCCGATGGCGATCTCGATGCTGGCGGCGGGGATCATCTTCCGGCTGGTGTACGACCAGGATCCGCAGCGCGGGGTGGCGAACGCGGTGTGGGTGGCGGTGCACGACACGTTCGCCGCGCCGGCGCCGTTCCCGGGGGCCAAGCCGCGGCCGAACGCGGATCTGCGGCCGTCCGGCGGCGGTTCGTTCACCACGGCGTCGGTGGTCCGGGCCGGGTCGCCGGTGAAGCTGCCGCTGGTGGCGGTGCAGCCGGGGGACGTACGGGGCGCGAAGCAGGCGGTGGCGGCCGGGGCGCGGCCGGGCATGGTGACCGGGACGGCCTGGCTGGATTTCACCCGGGGCGGCGGTGGGCGGCCGAATGTCATCGACCCGGGTGAGAAGGCGCTGGCCGGGCTGACGGTGCAGGCGGTCCGGGACGGGGCGGTGGTCGCCTCGGCGACGACGGCGGCGGACGGGACGTTCGCGCTGCCGGCGGAGAAGGCGGTGGGGGCGCGGATCCGGTTGCCGGGGGCGGATTTCGCGGCGGCGTACAACGGTGTGGACTGGCTGGGTCCGGCGCTGGTCACCCCGGCCATCATCGGCAGTTATGTGTGGATGTGGGCCGGTTTCGCGATGGTGTTGATCGCGGCGGGGCTGGCGGGGGTGCCGCGGGAGCTGCTGGAGGCGGCCCGGGTGGACGGGGCCGGCGAGTGGCAGGTGTTCCGCCGGATCACGGTGCCGCTGCTGGCGCCGGTGCTGGTGGTGGTGCTGGTCACGCTGATGATCAATGTGCTGAAGATCTTCGACCTGGTGTACATCATCGCGCCGGGTTCCAGTCTCCGGTCCGCCAATGTGCTGGCGTTGCAGCTCTTCCAGTCCTCGTTCGGTACGGATGTCAACGAGGGGCTGGGTAGTGCGATCGCCGTATTCCTGCTGCTGCTCGTGCTGCCGGTGATGTACGTCAATCTCCGGCGCCTACGGAAGGAGCGTCGCCGATGA